From a single Anoplolepis gracilipes chromosome 3, ASM4749672v1, whole genome shotgun sequence genomic region:
- the Lrr gene encoding F-actin-uncapping protein LRRC16A isoform X6, whose amino-acid sequence MSTRSQLTKDLNESVKALLGKHVKILLKNVVKLETKQDKQENRVLVFSPCRLFLLSAKVPTRIDCHFHYLEITAIESRRANQLCLTVGERFYNFTTSSIGGDTTEVDAMIEALHTAIRNIFPTVPLNYIIRKIEVIPASRLQSIRGSELARSTEATRHTGPCGGFSTQYACMCDLHGVPYREEVAWDVDTIYLSHDTRELNLRDFDHLDQKDLVPIISALEYNTWFTKLRASHLKLSHEPLERLLHVMRRSLSIQELYLDNLGIKWDFAHKLSLALISNANTMLQTIDLSYNMIEDKGASSLCGIIAKLMQGTTHLSGPIGKLPKGLQKLNLAHCGLTGKGVGQIAHALSLNRSMPTSLRYLNLSENTLKDDVNSLCNFLAQPNSLTHLDLSGTDTTLECLFGALLRGCATNLVHLNVARNSFSSKKTKEIPPSFKQFFTATLSLKYLNISSCKLPLEALKHLLLGLACNESTVGLELDMSGNNLGSMGAHVLESCIHGVRCIASLDISDSNMDVDLAQVITAIGKNKSIKQLYMGRNTASMKSKHIAVVMDALVQMLQEDDCVLQALHLPDSRLKGDLYNLINALGSNICLHTLDISGNQIGDPGARLLAKALQINNHLRTIIYDKNNITLQGYADIVHALEKNCSVRHMPFPIYDLQPCMKTSAEKTEQLGKKIQDLLQRNVTPCKYSHGQAFRLQQGFLLSSTQQMVDRLVVQTQDTIKTLAAESCDANNDINYATGLIQDADNSKQLLPRLHEVLQRRDENNPIELKLHDMANEIHKVVTVYLQDSLDAMLKCANEQCPSILSQTVIRGDESEPIAVQDDLRNTCKEKNQINNEFIHTTVTEQAGADIVNRVNELNLAVAAHISDRITDEVIESLSRSYKTLIGDCDSRTRSSTPDVLRPSAGSMSSGSVIGVTSASGMSMTLPPGRSSLVSEEETPETCSLANSIGPCVNDQSPMKLDYLNLATPHLSNKRKSLHGRKLRPKSVVDSVEGLSADDIPDLLPSLPKSQAEAISETEHSLTESLDSVSELPNTVGQQLQHLVKSRPRRTKTRAPTRPMLRPDQPIDGLALGEGLDVFFRPTTPTTPLISPTSDDSSLHTFPTDGSPNLSLTSHKSIPPDMEKKHSCNSPMLKTLLEPAPRSRSSDNLEKFSPLVGRRSQGDSPLTASPLARRNTTDSAQAHERSKSETHAKETCNNVILTDAADDFKRCTLTDAFGMSPRGSFDINDSFGMGALEKDQENRKSVVKKSPVDMDKSTSVKLRSTGHDLRSPINGSGGGGSTKITSDSMTKSPILKPLVKNSGSTSDGKNNGASLKNKPTPPATAPKPRPWSMATDRKSGEFSLLSDGSSPNTSAGNTPDSGDALDESTDSGVSGPASLPPTLSASSTASSLSNTSVEKRSVRELAASLNKSKADKKENV is encoded by the exons ATGTGAAAATACTGTTGAAAAACGTAGTGAAGTTAGAAACGAAGCAGGACAAACAGGAAAATCGTGTTCTC GTATTCTCGCCATGTCGGCTCTTTCTTTTATCGGCCAAAGTACCCACAAGA ATCGACTGCCATTTTCATTACCTAGAAATAACGGCCATAGAATCGAGAAGAGCCAATCAGCTATGTTTGACAGTTGGGGAACGATTTTACAACTTTACTACAAGCAGTATAGGGGGAGATACCACAGAAGTGGATGCCATGATAGAGGCCTTACATACGGCAATCCGAAATATCTTTCCTACAGTACCGTTAAA ttaCATTATACGAAAAATAGAGGTCATACCAGCTAGCAGATTGCAAAGTATACGAGGGAGCGAATTAGCTAGAAGTACAGAAGCCACGAGACATACAGGGCCATGCGGTGGTTTTTCTACTCAGTATGCATGCATGTGCGACTTGCATGGTGTACCATACAGGGAAGAAGTGGCATGG gacGTTGATACAATATATCTTTCGCATGACACCAGAGAACTGAATCTGAGAGATTTTGATCATTTAGATCAGAAGGATTTGGTGCCAATTATTTCGGCCTTGGAATACAATACTTGGTTCACAAAATTAAGGGCATCCCATCTTAAATTAAGTCACGAACCTTTAGAGAGATTATTACACGTTATGCGAAGATCTTTATCCATTCAAGAGCTCTATCTAGATAATCTCGGGATTAAATG GGATTTTGCTCACAAGCTGTCGTTAGCCCTAATTTCTAATGCTAATACGATGCTGCAAACAATAGATCTATCATACAATATGATTGAAGATAAAg gaGCCTCTAGCTTGTGTGGGATAATAGCCAAGTTAATGCAAG GTACTACACATCTGAGCGGTCCTATTGGCAAGTTGCCTAAAGgtttacaaaaattgaatttagcCCATTGTGGATTAACTGGAAAAGGTGTAGGCCAAATAGCACATGCATTAAGTTTAAATAGGAGCATGCCGACTAGCTTACGATATCTGAATCTTTCAGAGAACACCTTGAAAGATGACGTTAAT AGTTTGTGCAATTTCTTGGCGCAACCTAATAGCTTAACACATTTGGATTTAAGTGGTACAGATACTACTTTAGAGTGT CTATTTGGTGCATTACTACGGGGTTGTGCAACTAATCTAGTCCACTTGAACGTCGCCCGAAATTCTTTTTCGAGCAAAAAAACCAAAGAGATACCTCCGAGCTTTAAGCAATTCTTCACGGCAACTCTTTCGCTGAAgtacttaaatatatcttcGTGTAAACTACCGTTGGAGGCGTTGAAGCACTTGCTACTTGGTTTGGCCTGCAACGAAAGTACAGTCGGCCTAGAGCTTGACATGAGCGGAAATAATCTGGGTTCCATGGGCGCGCACGTTTTGGAATCATGCATTCACGGAGTCCGATGTATAGCATCATTGGATATATCGGACAGTA ACATGGACGTCGATTTAGCGCAAGTTATAACGGCCATAGGTAAAAACAAATCGATCAAACAGTTGTATATGGGACGCAATACCGCCAGTATGAAGAGCAAGCACATAGCTGTCGTGATGGACGCTCTGGTGCAGATGCTTCAGGAGGACGACTGCGTACTTCAAGCGTTGCATCTACCTGACTCGCGATTGAAGGGCGATCTTTACAATCTGATCAACGCCCTCGGTAGTAACATATGTCTTCACACCTTGGATATCAGCGGTAATCAGATAGGAGATCCCGGTGCAAGATTGCTGGCAAAAGCATTACAAATCAACAATCATTTACGAACTATTATATATGACAAGAACAATATCACGTTGCAAGGCTATGCGGATATCGTTCACGCTCTAGAGAA AAACTGTAGCGTGCGACATATGCCATTTCCGATTTATGATCTGCAGCCTTGTATGAAGACCTCCGCGGAGAAGACGGAGCAGTTGGGCAAGAAGATACAGGATCTGCTGCAGAGAAACGTCACGCCGTGCAAATACAGTCACGGACAAGCGTTCAGATTACAGCAGGGATTTTTATTGAGCTCCACCCAACAAATGGTCGATAGGCTCGTTGTTCAAACCCAGGACACCATCAAGACCCTTGCGGCCGAGAGCTGCGATGCCAACAATGATATCAATTACGCGACTGGACTTATACAAGATGCGGACAACTCTAAGCAG CTACTGCCGAGATTACACGAAGTGCTTCAAAGACGGGACGAGAATAATCCGATTGAGCTAAAGTTACACGATATGGCGAATGAAATTCATAAAGTTGTGACGGTGTATCTACAG GATTCTTTGGACGCGATGTTGAAGTGCGCGAATGAGCAATGTCCCTCTATACTTTCGCAAACGGTGATTAGGGGTGATGAGAGTGAACCGATCGCAGTGCAGGATGATCTTCGTAATACctgtaaagagaaaaatcaaatcaaCAATGAATTCATACACACCACCGTTACCGAGCAAGCTGGCGCGGATATAGTTAACCGAGTCAA cGAGCTTAACTTAGCGGTTGCAGCACATATATCTGACAGAATCACGGACGAAGTAATCGAGTCGTTGTCAAGAAGTTACAAGACTCTG ATCGGCGATTGCGACAGTCGAACGAGGAGCAGTACACCAGATGTTTTACGACCTAGTGCTGGCTCGATGAGCAGCGGAAGCGTGATAGGTGTGACTAGTGCGAGCGGTATGTCCATGACTCTACCTCCGGGCAGATCCAGTCTCGTGTCCGAAGAGGAAACGCCGGAAACGTGTTCATTGGCAAATTCCATCGGTCCTTGCGTCAACGATCAGTCACCAATG AAATTGGATTATCTTAATCTG GCCACTCCACATTTATCGAACAAACGTAAGAGTCTTCATGGAAGGAAACTGAGACCCAAGTCCGTAGTAGATTCGGTGGAAGGACTGTCCGCCGATGATATTCCTGATCTTTTACCGTCGTTACCGAAGAGTCAAGCAGAAg CTATCTCAGAAACCGAGCACTCATTGACAGAGTCGTTAGACTCTGTTTCGGAATTACCCAACACCGTGGGCCAGCAGTTACAACATCTGGTGAAGTCTAGGCCGCGCAGAACGAAAACGCGAGCGCCCACAAGACCAATGCTGAGACCGGATCAACCCATCGATGGTCTCGCACTAGGCGAGGGTCTTGATGTGTTTTTCCGACCTACTACACCGACCACGCCTTTGATATCGCCTACAAGCGACGACAG CTCTCTACATACTTTTCCAACGGATGGTAGTCCTAATCTATCGCTGACCAGTCACAAGAGCATTCCACCCGACATGGAAAAAAAGCACAGTTGTAACTCACCAATGTTGAAAACGCTTCTAGAACCAGCGCCACGCTCCCGATCCAGCGACAATTTGGAGAAATTCTCTCCCCTCGTCGGCAGAAGATCTCAAGGCGATTCTCCACTGACCGCGTCGCCGCTCGCCCGAAGAAATACAACGGATAGTGCTCAAGCCCACGAGAGATCCAAGAGTGAAACTCACGCAAAGGAGACTTGCAATAACGTTATTTTGACTGATGCGGCTGATGATTTTAAACGTTGTACACTGACAGACGCATTTGGCATGAGTCCACGTGGCTCGTTCGACATCAACGACAGCTTTGGAATGGGCGCGTTGGAGAAGGACCAGGAGAATCGTAAGAGTGTCGTGAAGAAATCGCCGGTCGACATGGACAAGTCAACATCTGTCAAACTACGGTCGACTGGTCACGATCTGAGAAGTCCCATAAACGGTAGTGGCGGAGGTGGCAGTACCAAGATTACATCTGATTCGATGACTAAATCACCGATATTGAAACCGTTAGTGAAAAATAGTGGGTCTACGAGCGACGGCAAGAACAATGGCGCGTCTCTAAAGAATAAGCCGACTCCACCGGCGACTGCGCCTAAGCCGCGACCGTGGAGCATGGCAACCGATCGGAAATCCG gaGAATTTAGTTTATTAAGCGACGGCTCCAGTCCAAATACCTCGGCCGGCAATACACCCGACTCCGGCGATGCTCTTGACGAGTCGACCGATAGTGGTGTCAGCGGACCGGCTTCCTTACCGCCGACGTTATCGGCGAGCAGTACTGCAAGCTCGTTGAGTAATACGAGCGTTGAGAAGAGATCGGTGAGAGAATTAGCAGCGAGTCTGAATAAGAGCAAGGCGGACAAAAAAGAGAACG TGTAA
- the Lrr gene encoding F-actin-uncapping protein LRRC16A isoform X5, whose amino-acid sequence MSTRSQLTKDLNESVKALLGKHVKILLKNVVKLETKQDKQENRVLVFSPCRLFLLSAKVPTRIDCHFHYLEITAIESRRANQLCLTVGERFYNFTTSSIGGDTTEVDAMIEALHTAIRNIFPTVPLNYIIRKIEVIPASRLQSIRGSELARSTEATRHTGPCGGFSTQYACMCDLHGVPYREEVAWDVDTIYLSHDTRELNLRDFDHLDQKDLVPIISALEYNTWFTKLRASHLKLSHEPLERLLHVMRRSLSIQELYLDNLGIKWDFAHKLSLALISNANTMLQTIDLSYNMIEDKGASSLCGIIAKLMQGTTHLSGPIGKLPKGLQKLNLAHCGLTGKGVGQIAHALSLNRSMPTSLRYLNLSENTLKDDVNSLCNFLAQPNSLTHLDLSGTDTTLECLFGALLRGCATNLVHLNVARNSFSSKKTKEIPPSFKQFFTATLSLKYLNISSCKLPLEALKHLLLGLACNESTVGLELDMSGNNLGSMGAHVLESCIHGVRCIASLDISDSNMDVDLAQVITAIGKNKSIKQLYMGRNTASMKSKHIAVVMDALVQMLQEDDCVLQALHLPDSRLKGDLYNLINALGSNICLHTLDISGNQIGDPGARLLAKALQINNHLRTIIYDKNNITLQGYADIVHALEKNCSVRHMPFPIYDLQPCMKTSAEKTEQLGKKIQDLLQRNVTPCKYSHGQAFRLQQGFLLSSTQQMVDRLVVQTQDTIKTLAAESCDANNDINYATGLIQDADNSKQLLPRLHEVLQRRDENNPIELKLHDMANEIHKVVTVYLQDSLDAMLKCANEQCPSILSQTVIRGDESEPIAVQDDLRNTCKEKNQINNEFIHTTVTEQAGADIVNRVNELNLAVAAHISDRITDEVIESLSRSYKTLIGDCDSRTRSSTPDVLRPSAGSMSSGSVIGVTSASGMSMTLPPGRSSLVSEEETPETCSLANSIGPCVNDQSPMKLDYLNLATPHLSNKRKSLHGRKLRPKSVVDSVEGLSADDIPDLLPSLPKSQAEAISETEHSLTESLDSVSELPNTVGQQLQHLVKSRPRRTKTRAPTRPMLRPDQPIDGLALGEGLDVFFRPTTPTTPLISPTSDDSSLHTFPTDGSPNLSLTSHKSIPPDMEKKHSCNSPMLKTLLEPAPRSRSSDNLEKFSPLVGRRSQGDSPLTASPLARRNTTDSAQAHERSKSETHAKETCNNVILTDAADDFKRCTLTDAFGMSPRGSFDINDSFGMGALEKDQENRKSVVKKSPVDMDKSTSVKLRSTGHDLRSPINGSGGGGSTKITSDSMTKSPILKPLVKNSGSTSDGKNNGASLKNKPTPPATAPKPRPWSMATDRKSGEFSLLSDGSSPNTSAGNTPDSGDALDESTDSGVSGPASLPPTLSASSTASSLSNTSVEKRSVRELAASLNKSKADKKENGNGSAENG is encoded by the exons ATGTGAAAATACTGTTGAAAAACGTAGTGAAGTTAGAAACGAAGCAGGACAAACAGGAAAATCGTGTTCTC GTATTCTCGCCATGTCGGCTCTTTCTTTTATCGGCCAAAGTACCCACAAGA ATCGACTGCCATTTTCATTACCTAGAAATAACGGCCATAGAATCGAGAAGAGCCAATCAGCTATGTTTGACAGTTGGGGAACGATTTTACAACTTTACTACAAGCAGTATAGGGGGAGATACCACAGAAGTGGATGCCATGATAGAGGCCTTACATACGGCAATCCGAAATATCTTTCCTACAGTACCGTTAAA ttaCATTATACGAAAAATAGAGGTCATACCAGCTAGCAGATTGCAAAGTATACGAGGGAGCGAATTAGCTAGAAGTACAGAAGCCACGAGACATACAGGGCCATGCGGTGGTTTTTCTACTCAGTATGCATGCATGTGCGACTTGCATGGTGTACCATACAGGGAAGAAGTGGCATGG gacGTTGATACAATATATCTTTCGCATGACACCAGAGAACTGAATCTGAGAGATTTTGATCATTTAGATCAGAAGGATTTGGTGCCAATTATTTCGGCCTTGGAATACAATACTTGGTTCACAAAATTAAGGGCATCCCATCTTAAATTAAGTCACGAACCTTTAGAGAGATTATTACACGTTATGCGAAGATCTTTATCCATTCAAGAGCTCTATCTAGATAATCTCGGGATTAAATG GGATTTTGCTCACAAGCTGTCGTTAGCCCTAATTTCTAATGCTAATACGATGCTGCAAACAATAGATCTATCATACAATATGATTGAAGATAAAg gaGCCTCTAGCTTGTGTGGGATAATAGCCAAGTTAATGCAAG GTACTACACATCTGAGCGGTCCTATTGGCAAGTTGCCTAAAGgtttacaaaaattgaatttagcCCATTGTGGATTAACTGGAAAAGGTGTAGGCCAAATAGCACATGCATTAAGTTTAAATAGGAGCATGCCGACTAGCTTACGATATCTGAATCTTTCAGAGAACACCTTGAAAGATGACGTTAAT AGTTTGTGCAATTTCTTGGCGCAACCTAATAGCTTAACACATTTGGATTTAAGTGGTACAGATACTACTTTAGAGTGT CTATTTGGTGCATTACTACGGGGTTGTGCAACTAATCTAGTCCACTTGAACGTCGCCCGAAATTCTTTTTCGAGCAAAAAAACCAAAGAGATACCTCCGAGCTTTAAGCAATTCTTCACGGCAACTCTTTCGCTGAAgtacttaaatatatcttcGTGTAAACTACCGTTGGAGGCGTTGAAGCACTTGCTACTTGGTTTGGCCTGCAACGAAAGTACAGTCGGCCTAGAGCTTGACATGAGCGGAAATAATCTGGGTTCCATGGGCGCGCACGTTTTGGAATCATGCATTCACGGAGTCCGATGTATAGCATCATTGGATATATCGGACAGTA ACATGGACGTCGATTTAGCGCAAGTTATAACGGCCATAGGTAAAAACAAATCGATCAAACAGTTGTATATGGGACGCAATACCGCCAGTATGAAGAGCAAGCACATAGCTGTCGTGATGGACGCTCTGGTGCAGATGCTTCAGGAGGACGACTGCGTACTTCAAGCGTTGCATCTACCTGACTCGCGATTGAAGGGCGATCTTTACAATCTGATCAACGCCCTCGGTAGTAACATATGTCTTCACACCTTGGATATCAGCGGTAATCAGATAGGAGATCCCGGTGCAAGATTGCTGGCAAAAGCATTACAAATCAACAATCATTTACGAACTATTATATATGACAAGAACAATATCACGTTGCAAGGCTATGCGGATATCGTTCACGCTCTAGAGAA AAACTGTAGCGTGCGACATATGCCATTTCCGATTTATGATCTGCAGCCTTGTATGAAGACCTCCGCGGAGAAGACGGAGCAGTTGGGCAAGAAGATACAGGATCTGCTGCAGAGAAACGTCACGCCGTGCAAATACAGTCACGGACAAGCGTTCAGATTACAGCAGGGATTTTTATTGAGCTCCACCCAACAAATGGTCGATAGGCTCGTTGTTCAAACCCAGGACACCATCAAGACCCTTGCGGCCGAGAGCTGCGATGCCAACAATGATATCAATTACGCGACTGGACTTATACAAGATGCGGACAACTCTAAGCAG CTACTGCCGAGATTACACGAAGTGCTTCAAAGACGGGACGAGAATAATCCGATTGAGCTAAAGTTACACGATATGGCGAATGAAATTCATAAAGTTGTGACGGTGTATCTACAG GATTCTTTGGACGCGATGTTGAAGTGCGCGAATGAGCAATGTCCCTCTATACTTTCGCAAACGGTGATTAGGGGTGATGAGAGTGAACCGATCGCAGTGCAGGATGATCTTCGTAATACctgtaaagagaaaaatcaaatcaaCAATGAATTCATACACACCACCGTTACCGAGCAAGCTGGCGCGGATATAGTTAACCGAGTCAA cGAGCTTAACTTAGCGGTTGCAGCACATATATCTGACAGAATCACGGACGAAGTAATCGAGTCGTTGTCAAGAAGTTACAAGACTCTG ATCGGCGATTGCGACAGTCGAACGAGGAGCAGTACACCAGATGTTTTACGACCTAGTGCTGGCTCGATGAGCAGCGGAAGCGTGATAGGTGTGACTAGTGCGAGCGGTATGTCCATGACTCTACCTCCGGGCAGATCCAGTCTCGTGTCCGAAGAGGAAACGCCGGAAACGTGTTCATTGGCAAATTCCATCGGTCCTTGCGTCAACGATCAGTCACCAATG AAATTGGATTATCTTAATCTG GCCACTCCACATTTATCGAACAAACGTAAGAGTCTTCATGGAAGGAAACTGAGACCCAAGTCCGTAGTAGATTCGGTGGAAGGACTGTCCGCCGATGATATTCCTGATCTTTTACCGTCGTTACCGAAGAGTCAAGCAGAAg CTATCTCAGAAACCGAGCACTCATTGACAGAGTCGTTAGACTCTGTTTCGGAATTACCCAACACCGTGGGCCAGCAGTTACAACATCTGGTGAAGTCTAGGCCGCGCAGAACGAAAACGCGAGCGCCCACAAGACCAATGCTGAGACCGGATCAACCCATCGATGGTCTCGCACTAGGCGAGGGTCTTGATGTGTTTTTCCGACCTACTACACCGACCACGCCTTTGATATCGCCTACAAGCGACGACAG CTCTCTACATACTTTTCCAACGGATGGTAGTCCTAATCTATCGCTGACCAGTCACAAGAGCATTCCACCCGACATGGAAAAAAAGCACAGTTGTAACTCACCAATGTTGAAAACGCTTCTAGAACCAGCGCCACGCTCCCGATCCAGCGACAATTTGGAGAAATTCTCTCCCCTCGTCGGCAGAAGATCTCAAGGCGATTCTCCACTGACCGCGTCGCCGCTCGCCCGAAGAAATACAACGGATAGTGCTCAAGCCCACGAGAGATCCAAGAGTGAAACTCACGCAAAGGAGACTTGCAATAACGTTATTTTGACTGATGCGGCTGATGATTTTAAACGTTGTACACTGACAGACGCATTTGGCATGAGTCCACGTGGCTCGTTCGACATCAACGACAGCTTTGGAATGGGCGCGTTGGAGAAGGACCAGGAGAATCGTAAGAGTGTCGTGAAGAAATCGCCGGTCGACATGGACAAGTCAACATCTGTCAAACTACGGTCGACTGGTCACGATCTGAGAAGTCCCATAAACGGTAGTGGCGGAGGTGGCAGTACCAAGATTACATCTGATTCGATGACTAAATCACCGATATTGAAACCGTTAGTGAAAAATAGTGGGTCTACGAGCGACGGCAAGAACAATGGCGCGTCTCTAAAGAATAAGCCGACTCCACCGGCGACTGCGCCTAAGCCGCGACCGTGGAGCATGGCAACCGATCGGAAATCCG gaGAATTTAGTTTATTAAGCGACGGCTCCAGTCCAAATACCTCGGCCGGCAATACACCCGACTCCGGCGATGCTCTTGACGAGTCGACCGATAGTGGTGTCAGCGGACCGGCTTCCTTACCGCCGACGTTATCGGCGAGCAGTACTGCAAGCTCGTTGAGTAATACGAGCGTTGAGAAGAGATCGGTGAGAGAATTAGCAGCGAGTCTGAATAAGAGCAAGGCGGACAAAAAAGAGAACG GTAACGGAAGTGCCGAAAATGGTTGA